The SAR202 cluster bacterium DNA window CACCAGGCCGTTCAGCGTGAAGCTGCTCTGTCGCACCTCGCTCCTGGGTGAAGTGCTGTGACGGCGGAGAGCGGTCTCTATGCGCGCTACCAGCTCGGTGGGAGAGAACGGCTTGGTTATATAGTCGTCCCCTCCGGCGTTCAGCGCCTCAACGGTGTCCTTGTCGCTCGCTGTGAGGACTATGACGGGCACGTTGGAGAACTCCCGGATCTGCTTCACCAGCTCGATGCCGCTCGTCTCCGGGAACATCAGGTCCAGCAGGACGACGTCCGGCTCCTCGATCTCCACAAGCTTGGACGCCTCGCCGGGCATATTCGTCACGATGGCGTCGTAGCCCGCCTCCCCAAGGAACCGCCGGAGGAGCCTGAGCACCTGCCGGTCATCGTCCACTGCCAGTATCCTCTTCCGGTCTCCGGAGCGTATCACCTTCTGCACAGGGACCGGCTGGACTGCGGGCCTTTCCGGGGGAGCTTCGACCTCGCTGTGCGGCGGCGCCAGCACATTGTCCGGCACAACCGCAATGGGCACCGTGAAGCTGAATACAGCCCCTTTACCCGGTCCCGCGCTCTAACCCCAGATTCGGCCGCCGTGGGCCTCCACAATGCCCTTGCAGATGGCCAGCCCCAGACCAGTGCC harbors:
- a CDS encoding response regulator transcription factor translates to MPIAVVPDNVLAPPHSEVEAPPERPAVQPVPVQKVIRSGDRKRILAVDDDRQVLRLLRRFLGEAGYDAIVTNMPGEASKLVEIEEPDVVLLDLMFPETSGIELVKQIREFSNVPVIVLTASDKDTVEALNAGGDDYITKPFSPTELVARIETALRRHSTSPRSEVRQSSFTLNGLVINFAERLVSVEGEPVSLSAMEYKLLYEFATNAGRVLTYEQILQRVWGPEYSGETELVRSMARHLRRKLGDEGRNPRYIFNESQIGYRMPKPENAAKMVRP